One genomic region from Geotoga petraea encodes:
- a CDS encoding HD-GYP domain-containing protein codes for MNNTLDELLYGIGQELKPSLLKGIIALKNGEEYVQISTYDGLKNSLRDDQKGITFLLNNRLNDIINQNSFFSREINVDDFREQFWWVLSELRQKEVNLFIKPLYKPLINNLEEIGVIIFISLNNLTVEINDILDREYMLINEASYNLYKKYEKNNIIRVFINSMVKMLKQDHPKIYEHSLRTSDLTTLIAQTLHLKTDEVEKLRNASIIHDFGKVFLSKSDQSYNQDLKSIENQIYYSHTDKLFELFKNNPYMKEVLNISYKHHEKPNKKGYYGLGEEDLGILDNILIISNVFDNLFHKENDTKTVKQVLEKMELMADRREIDKDIFQNSKEVISSFYGGFLHFSPTTSIGVSKNIHIQDPVKKEEMHKAEIINSLGNLIIINFEKNPEFSLGRNLIFMCDVGGLIEKFNAKIISKTKNDYTLLIWVKEKNKNKTLKIYWNEEASLHKLPIEFKSLENINLEKNFDQKILIRKLGGEELVFQSEEEIITGEKRIINFEYKGERILIPGIIKSKIHETSNIIYFFEYLEMKDKDLSKVYRAIFKKQVELKLKV; via the coding sequence GTGAACAACACTCTAGACGAACTACTCTATGGAATTGGTCAAGAATTAAAACCATCCCTTCTAAAAGGGATAATTGCGTTAAAAAATGGAGAAGAATATGTTCAAATAAGCACATATGATGGATTAAAAAATAGTTTGAGAGATGACCAAAAAGGGATCACTTTTTTATTAAATAACAGGTTAAATGATATTATAAATCAAAATAGTTTCTTTTCAAGAGAAATTAATGTAGACGACTTTAGGGAGCAGTTTTGGTGGGTTCTCTCAGAGTTGAGACAAAAAGAAGTAAACCTTTTTATAAAGCCTCTTTATAAGCCTCTTATTAACAATTTAGAGGAAATAGGTGTTATAATTTTTATTTCATTAAACAATTTAACGGTTGAAATTAATGATATATTGGATAGAGAATACATGTTGATAAATGAGGCTTCATACAATTTGTATAAAAAATATGAAAAAAATAACATAATCCGTGTTTTTATAAATAGTATGGTGAAAATGTTAAAACAAGATCATCCTAAAATATATGAACATTCTTTAAGGACATCTGATCTTACAACATTAATAGCCCAAACTCTACATTTAAAAACAGATGAGGTTGAGAAATTGAGAAATGCTTCTATTATTCACGATTTTGGAAAAGTATTTTTATCAAAATCTGACCAAAGTTATAATCAAGATTTAAAATCTATAGAAAATCAAATATACTATTCTCATACAGATAAATTATTTGAACTTTTTAAAAACAATCCTTATATGAAAGAAGTTCTAAATATATCTTACAAACACCATGAAAAACCAAATAAAAAAGGATATTATGGGCTGGGAGAGGAAGATTTAGGGATATTAGATAATATACTCATTATTAGTAATGTTTTTGACAATCTTTTTCATAAAGAAAATGACACAAAAACTGTAAAGCAAGTACTGGAAAAAATGGAATTAATGGCTGATAGAAGAGAAATAGATAAAGATATTTTTCAAAATTCTAAAGAAGTTATTTCTTCTTTTTATGGAGGCTTTTTACATTTTTCTCCTACAACATCAATAGGAGTTTCAAAAAATATACATATACAAGACCCAGTCAAGAAAGAGGAAATGCATAAAGCGGAAATAATTAATTCCCTTGGGAATTTAATCATCATTAATTTTGAAAAAAACCCTGAGTTCTCTTTGGGTAGAAATCTTATTTTTATGTGTGATGTTGGAGGTTTGATAGAAAAATTTAACGCGAAGATTATATCAAAAACAAAAAATGATTATACTCTACTGATTTGGGTTAAAGAAAAAAACAAAAATAAAACATTAAAAATATATTGGAACGAAGAAGCATCTTTACACAAACTTCCTATTGAATTTAAATCTTTAGAAAATATCAATTTAGAAAAAAACTTTGATCAAAAAATATTAATAAGAAAATTGGGTGGGGAAGAATTAGTTTTTCAAAGTGAAGAGGAGATAATAACTGGTGAAAAAAGAATTATTAATTTTGAATATAAAGGTGAAAGAATACTGATTCCTGGAATAATAAAAAGCAAAATACATGAAACCAGTAATATAATATATTTTTTTGAATATTTAGAAATGAAAGATAAAGATTTGAGCAAAGTGTATAGGGCAATTTTCAAAAAACAAGTTGAATTAAAATTAAAAGTATAA
- a CDS encoding response regulator: MNNKSIFVIEDYDIDYEIIKKEMEENGIINEIKRFKNAEDAIKELEKKEKPSIILLDIMLPEMNGIDFLKAVKKEKLLEGIKVIVLTKKEEDKNRIDSFNLGAVGYMNKPFDINDFINIVRSNGE, from the coding sequence ATGAACAATAAATCAATATTTGTTATAGAAGATTATGATATAGATTACGAAATAATAAAAAAAGAAATGGAAGAAAATGGAATTATTAATGAAATCAAAAGATTCAAAAATGCAGAAGATGCTATTAAAGAATTAGAAAAAAAAGAAAAACCTTCGATCATATTGTTGGACATAATGCTTCCAGAAATGAATGGTATAGACTTTTTAAAAGCTGTTAAAAAAGAAAAACTTTTAGAGGGGATTAAAGTTATAGTTTTAACAAAAAAAGAAGAAGACAAAAATAGGATAGATTCTTTCAACCTTGGGGCAGTTGGCTATATGAATAAACCTTTTGATATAAATGATTTTATAAATATAGTGAGATCAAATGGAGAATAA
- the pgeF gene encoding peptidoglycan editing factor PgeF — MENNFKITFINNKKLLEYKDEDMKILFTTKDFGSFSTNDAKGYKELLQEINLEDNVLILSDQVHENHVETIKKIEKEVLKLKDTDGMVTNLSKTSLCTVYADCVPLFFYDKTKKVIASSHSGWKGTEKNIAKETIDKMKTNYGCKPEDIKCLIGPSISQKNYEVDGKVFQAIKNVTDTEKIAIKQGEKYLIDLWQANKMLIEKEGIPTENITISGFCTYEFSELFYSYRREGQNAGRMTGIITIL; from the coding sequence ATGGAGAATAATTTTAAAATAACTTTTATAAATAACAAAAAACTATTGGAATACAAAGATGAAGATATGAAAATATTATTTACAACAAAAGATTTTGGTTCATTTTCAACTAATGATGCAAAGGGATATAAAGAATTACTTCAAGAAATTAATCTTGAAGATAACGTTTTGATTCTTTCAGACCAAGTTCATGAAAACCACGTTGAAACAATTAAAAAAATCGAAAAAGAAGTATTGAAGCTCAAAGATACAGATGGAATGGTAACAAATCTTTCTAAAACATCTCTTTGCACAGTTTACGCAGATTGTGTCCCTCTCTTTTTTTATGATAAAACGAAAAAAGTAATCGCCAGTTCTCATTCAGGCTGGAAAGGAACAGAAAAAAACATAGCAAAAGAAACTATAGATAAAATGAAGACCAATTATGGATGTAAGCCAGAAGATATAAAATGCTTGATAGGCCCTTCAATATCTCAGAAAAATTACGAGGTAGATGGAAAAGTATTCCAAGCAATAAAAAATGTGACTGATACAGAAAAAATAGCAATAAAGCAAGGAGAAAAATACCTTATAGATTTATGGCAAGCGAACAAGATGTTGATTGAAAAAGAAGGTATACCTACTGAAAATATAACGATCTCTGGATTTTGTACCTATGAATTTAGCGAACTTTTCTACTCATATAGACGTGAAGGTCAAAATGCGGGAAGAATGACTGGGATAATAACCATTTTATAA
- a CDS encoding permease: MIEKIKKYKFIIIAGLLIFTTPIYNPNAFFEALNITKGFFLEMLQIMPAIMIISALINQWVPREVIIKHFGDGSGIKGKIYSFIIGSFSAGPIYAAFPVTHSLLKKGASVANTVIIISSWAVIKIVMFMVESSFLGISFALTRYLLTIPAILVMSFFVSKIVSREEILDETEENYNPVLEKLPGMNCGACGSKNCEAFANDVQKGDKVLTDCVYINES, encoded by the coding sequence ATGATTGAAAAAATAAAAAAATACAAATTTATAATAATAGCTGGTTTGTTGATATTTACAACCCCTATTTATAACCCAAACGCTTTTTTTGAAGCTTTGAATATTACAAAAGGGTTTTTCTTAGAAATGCTCCAAATCATGCCAGCAATAATGATAATATCCGCTTTAATTAACCAATGGGTACCAAGAGAAGTGATAATTAAACATTTTGGCGATGGCTCTGGAATAAAAGGCAAAATCTATTCTTTTATAATAGGATCCTTTTCAGCTGGTCCAATTTATGCAGCCTTTCCAGTAACTCATTCGTTATTAAAAAAGGGTGCTTCTGTTGCCAACACTGTTATCATAATAAGCTCTTGGGCTGTAATTAAAATAGTGATGTTCATGGTTGAATCTAGTTTTCTTGGAATTAGCTTCGCACTAACAAGATATCTATTGACTATCCCCGCAATATTGGTAATGTCATTTTTTGTAAGCAAGATTGTTAGCAGAGAAGAAATATTGGATGAAACAGAAGAAAATTATAACCCTGTCCTGGAAAAATTACCTGGTATGAATTGTGGAGCTTGCGGTTCTAAAAATTGCGAGGCTTTTGCAAATGATGTTCAAAAAGGTGATAAGGTCCTAACAGATTGTGTGTATATAAATGAATCATAA
- a CDS encoding permease yields the protein MTTILLIFGAGGFLAWSFKKDVPKTKDTLKNALVMMKEMLIEIVGIMAIIGWVLAIIPESYIRNLLGSANEFVSTLWGALIGTVTIIPAFIAFPLSKSLYTSGANLTAIAAFITTLTMVGFATFPIEKKYFKKKFSIVRNITAFFMAIIIAILMGVIL from the coding sequence TTGACAACTATTTTACTAATATTCGGAGCAGGCGGGTTTCTTGCATGGTCTTTCAAAAAAGATGTCCCAAAAACTAAAGATACTTTGAAAAATGCTTTGGTTATGATGAAAGAAATGTTGATAGAGATAGTAGGAATAATGGCGATAATAGGTTGGGTTTTGGCAATCATTCCAGAGAGTTATATTCGTAACCTTTTGGGAAGCGCCAACGAATTTGTAAGTACTTTATGGGGTGCTCTTATAGGTACTGTAACTATCATTCCAGCTTTTATAGCTTTCCCATTATCTAAATCTTTGTATACAAGCGGAGCTAACTTAACAGCTATAGCTGCTTTTATAACAACATTGACGATGGTAGGTTTTGCAACATTTCCAATTGAAAAAAAGTATTTCAAGAAAAAATTCAGTATAGTTAGAAATATAACCGCATTTTTCATGGCGATAATAATAGCTATTCTCATGGGGGTCATACTATGA
- a CDS encoding Crp/Fnr family transcriptional regulator, which produces MNLVDLIKKEFDIKKMNKIFLKKGSIYKKPTDEINNITYLISGKLKIVKYLPSGKELIIRHINKNNTFAETLLFSVSNYPAYIIADIDSKIVEISKEKILEHLSDIKFTTEYIKSISDKIKVLTDKIEFLSFENTKKKLAYYLINLYEFQKSKHIYIDKSKAEIARIFGSTRENISRNFSSFEKNKIIKIIDNRKIELKNIEVLEDILLS; this is translated from the coding sequence TTGAATTTGGTTGATTTAATCAAGAAAGAATTTGATATCAAAAAGATGAACAAAATTTTTCTAAAGAAAGGAAGTATATATAAGAAACCAACAGATGAAATCAACAACATAACTTATTTGATTTCAGGGAAGTTGAAAATTGTAAAATACCTCCCATCTGGAAAAGAGCTAATAATAAGACACATTAATAAAAACAATACTTTTGCTGAAACATTGCTATTTTCTGTATCCAATTATCCTGCATATATAATAGCAGATATCGACTCAAAAATTGTAGAAATAAGTAAAGAAAAGATTTTGGAACATTTATCAGATATCAAGTTTACAACCGAATATATAAAATCTATTTCTGATAAAATAAAAGTTCTAACCGATAAAATAGAGTTTCTCTCTTTTGAAAATACGAAGAAAAAATTGGCTTATTATTTGATAAACCTTTATGAATTTCAAAAAAGCAAACATATATACATAGATAAATCTAAAGCAGAAATAGCCAGAATTTTCGGTTCTACAAGAGAAAATATATCAAGAAATTTTTCATCATTCGAAAAAAATAAAATCATCAAAATAATAGATAATCGTAAAATTGAACTAAAGAATATAGAAGTTTTAGAGGATATTCTTCTTTCATAA
- a CDS encoding PhzF family phenazine biosynthesis protein — MKIRVYRLSSFTDSINGGNPAGVVLNADNLKEGEMKYIAKEVGYSETAFVSKSDKADFKVRFFTPVDEVDLCGHATIATFSLLNKKGIISPGKYNQETKAGLLGIDVSINEEIMMDQNIPYFGEYLDKKIIAEALNISVEDFYSEYPVQIVSTGLKDIIVPIKSFDKMNFLIPNFDKIAKICVENDSAGFHIFNLERKNFHASCRNFAPNLGIKEESATGTASGALASYFVEQGIYKPNKKMVFEQGYKMKKPSKIKAIVESKEGIYEKVKVGGKAVIIDEITIEL, encoded by the coding sequence ATGAAAATAAGAGTTTACCGATTATCATCATTTACTGATAGTATAAATGGCGGAAATCCTGCTGGAGTTGTGTTAAACGCAGACAATTTAAAAGAAGGAGAAATGAAGTACATTGCAAAAGAAGTAGGCTATTCAGAAACAGCCTTTGTTTCAAAATCAGATAAAGCTGACTTTAAAGTAAGATTTTTTACACCTGTTGATGAAGTTGATCTATGCGGACATGCAACAATAGCTACTTTTTCACTATTGAATAAAAAGGGAATCATATCCCCCGGCAAATACAACCAAGAAACTAAAGCTGGTTTATTGGGTATAGATGTTAGCATAAACGAAGAAATCATGATGGACCAGAATATCCCTTATTTTGGAGAATACTTAGACAAAAAAATAATTGCAGAAGCTTTGAATATTTCTGTAGAAGATTTTTATTCCGAATACCCTGTCCAAATAGTTTCCACAGGGTTGAAAGATATAATTGTTCCAATAAAATCTTTTGACAAAATGAACTTCTTAATTCCAAATTTCGATAAAATTGCTAAAATATGTGTTGAAAACGATTCTGCGGGTTTTCATATTTTTAACTTGGAGAGAAAAAATTTTCATGCCTCTTGCAGAAATTTTGCACCCAATTTGGGGATTAAAGAAGAATCAGCCACAGGTACAGCAAGTGGTGCTCTAGCGAGTTATTTTGTTGAACAGGGGATTTACAAACCTAACAAAAAAATGGTTTTTGAACAAGGATATAAAATGAAAAAGCCATCAAAAATAAAAGCAATTGTAGAATCAAAAGAAGGAATATATGAAAAAGTCAAAGTTGGCGGAAAAGCTGTAATAATAGATGAAATAACTATAGAATTATAA
- a CDS encoding TIGR00266 family protein, whose product MADFIDYIIHGDDMQLVEIELDPGEGVRAEAGAMMYMENDIEMQTNTGGGVFKGLKRMFTGESFFITNFVHRGSGKGHVAFGAPYPGKVVPIDLVAFNGTFICQKDSFLCAANGIEIEIELTKKLGTGLFGGEGFILQRLEGHGMAFIHAGGALIKRHLQPGEILKVDTGCIVGFEKTVDYDINFVGGFTNALFGGEGLFLATLRGPGVVYLQSLPFSRLADRIMAGARKTGTTKGEQKGFSGIGGNIFGGFLGGDNNY is encoded by the coding sequence ATGGCTGATTTTATTGATTACATAATTCATGGGGATGATATGCAACTTGTAGAAATTGAATTAGACCCTGGTGAAGGCGTCAGGGCTGAAGCTGGAGCTATGATGTATATGGAAAATGATATAGAAATGCAAACAAACACTGGCGGTGGAGTTTTTAAAGGTTTGAAAAGAATGTTCACTGGAGAAAGTTTCTTTATAACAAATTTTGTACATAGAGGTTCTGGAAAAGGTCATGTGGCTTTTGGAGCTCCTTATCCTGGAAAAGTAGTACCTATTGATCTTGTTGCTTTTAATGGAACTTTCATTTGTCAAAAAGATAGTTTCCTGTGTGCTGCTAATGGAATTGAAATTGAAATTGAATTAACTAAAAAATTAGGAACTGGGTTATTCGGTGGTGAAGGATTCATTCTTCAGAGGTTAGAAGGTCATGGGATGGCTTTTATCCATGCTGGTGGAGCTTTAATTAAAAGACATTTACAACCTGGAGAAATTTTAAAAGTAGACACTGGTTGTATTGTTGGATTTGAAAAAACAGTTGATTATGATATTAATTTTGTTGGCGGTTTTACCAACGCATTGTTTGGAGGAGAAGGTTTATTTTTGGCAACTTTAAGAGGACCAGGAGTTGTTTATTTACAATCATTACCTTTTTCAAGACTTGCAGATAGAATTATGGCTGGTGCAAGAAAAACCGGAACTACAAAAGGTGAGCAAAAAGGATTTTCTGGAATAGGTGGAAATATTTTTGGTGGTTTTTTAGGTGGAGATAATAACTATTAA
- a CDS encoding DUF1893 domain-containing protein, whose amino-acid sequence MKDIEKAKDFLEKGNYSFVAVKDGHIIAASQEDGIKPLIKIIRENKSMLKESSIADKVIGKAAALLMLYAKAKEVHGYIMSETAMEVFNDKDFPYTYDEEVKYILNKTGDDMCPMEKVTMNISKPNKAYKALEEKIKESMSKK is encoded by the coding sequence ATGAAGGATATAGAAAAAGCTAAAGATTTTTTAGAAAAAGGGAATTATAGTTTTGTGGCAGTTAAAGACGGTCACATCATTGCCGCTTCTCAAGAAGATGGAATAAAACCTTTGATTAAAATCATAAGAGAAAATAAATCCATGCTGAAGGAATCTTCTATAGCAGATAAAGTTATTGGTAAAGCAGCAGCTTTATTGATGTTATATGCCAAAGCAAAAGAAGTTCATGGCTATATAATGAGCGAAACTGCAATGGAAGTTTTTAATGACAAAGATTTCCCATACACTTATGATGAAGAAGTGAAATATATTTTGAACAAAACAGGTGACGATATGTGCCCAATGGAAAAGGTCACAATGAATATTTCGAAACCAAACAAAGCTTATAAAGCCCTTGAAGAAAAAATAAAAGAATCGATGTCAAAAAAATAA
- a CDS encoding ECF transporter S component gives MNSRTRKMITAAIMIALGVLLPQIFHLIGGPNLGSILLPMHIPVLLTGFIAGPLYGLLAGFLTPALSSLLTGMPPISPVPILFLMMFELPVYGLISGYLFEKKRMNMFLSLITAMLFGRLTYGLGIIVLSNIFMMNIPNGITVWGAVVSGLPGIILQIVLIPLIVQILEKRGSLNEGYRKS, from the coding sequence ATGAATTCAAGGACAAGAAAAATGATCACAGCTGCAATAATGATAGCACTTGGTGTGTTATTGCCTCAGATTTTTCATTTGATTGGGGGGCCTAATTTGGGAAGCATTTTGTTACCTATGCACATCCCAGTTCTATTAACTGGGTTCATAGCAGGCCCTTTATATGGGTTATTAGCAGGCTTTTTAACTCCAGCTTTGAGTTCTCTTTTGACTGGAATGCCTCCTATTTCTCCAGTGCCAATACTTTTTTTAATGATGTTTGAATTGCCCGTATACGGACTAATTTCAGGATATCTTTTTGAAAAGAAAAGGATGAATATGTTCCTTTCTTTGATAACCGCAATGTTATTTGGTAGATTAACTTATGGATTAGGGATTATAGTTCTTTCCAATATATTTATGATGAATATTCCTAATGGAATAACTGTTTGGGGAGCTGTTGTATCAGGATTACCGGGCATAATCCTACAGATTGTTTTAATTCCTCTAATAGTTCAAATTTTAGAAAAAAGGGGTTCACTAAATGAAGGATATAGAAAAAGCTAA
- a CDS encoding GNAT family N-acetyltransferase, whose amino-acid sequence MEYYKNFDELTKKELYEIIKLRIDIFVVEQNCPYPELDRKDYKAIHHFIKEKDEIIAYLRILPKGVSYDEVSIGRVIVNKNYRGNGYAKKILKNAINFVEQKWGETSIRLSGQKYLEKFYNSFGFDTVSDVYLEDNIPHVEMLYNKRGR is encoded by the coding sequence ATGGAATATTATAAGAATTTTGATGAACTAACAAAAAAAGAATTATACGAGATAATTAAATTAAGAATAGATATCTTTGTTGTGGAACAAAATTGCCCTTATCCAGAACTTGACAGAAAAGATTATAAAGCTATTCATCATTTTATAAAAGAAAAAGATGAAATAATTGCATATTTAAGAATATTACCAAAAGGTGTCTCTTATGACGAGGTTTCAATAGGTCGAGTCATAGTAAATAAAAATTATAGAGGTAACGGTTATGCCAAGAAGATCTTAAAAAATGCTATAAATTTTGTTGAACAAAAGTGGGGAGAAACATCAATAAGGTTATCTGGCCAAAAGTATCTGGAAAAGTTTTATAACAGTTTTGGTTTTGATACAGTTTCAGACGTTTACCTTGAGGATAACATCCCTCATGTAGAAATGTTGTATAATAAGAGAGGACGTTAA
- the proC gene encoding pyrroline-5-carboxylate reductase, whose amino-acid sequence MKIGFCGCGNMGSAILGGLIESKIVVEDDIFIYEPNDDNIEKIHNSYGQVNFLKSNIDVVDKSEIIFIAVKPYMYKTILEDIKDKLNKEKIVITIAPGISIKEVKNIIENKAKVVRTMPNTPALVRMGMTAVSFDELIEDSEKLDVISLLESFGEVEVINEGLMDHIPAVSGSSPAYVYIMIEAMADGAVKAGIPRDKAYKFAAQSVMGAAKMVIETGKHPGELKDAVCSPGGTTIKSVAKLEEKGFRSAIIEAMKECYM is encoded by the coding sequence GTGAAAATAGGATTTTGTGGTTGTGGAAACATGGGGTCTGCAATACTTGGAGGTTTAATCGAATCAAAAATTGTAGTAGAAGACGACATATTTATTTATGAACCAAATGATGATAATATAGAAAAAATCCATAATTCGTATGGTCAGGTGAATTTTCTAAAAAGCAACATCGACGTTGTTGATAAAAGTGAAATTATTTTTATCGCAGTTAAACCATATATGTATAAGACTATTTTAGAAGATATAAAAGATAAGTTGAACAAAGAAAAAATAGTTATAACTATAGCTCCTGGAATATCTATAAAAGAAGTAAAAAATATAATAGAAAATAAAGCTAAGGTTGTTAGAACAATGCCAAACACACCAGCATTAGTAAGAATGGGTATGACAGCAGTGAGCTTTGATGAATTAATCGAAGATTCTGAAAAACTTGATGTGATTTCCTTATTGGAGAGTTTTGGAGAGGTGGAAGTAATAAATGAAGGCTTAATGGATCATATTCCAGCTGTTTCCGGGTCATCCCCAGCATATGTTTACATTATGATAGAAGCTATGGCAGATGGAGCAGTTAAAGCTGGAATTCCAAGGGATAAAGCTTATAAATTTGCAGCACAATCTGTTATGGGTGCTGCAAAAATGGTTATTGAAACGGGTAAACACCCAGGAGAGCTTAAAGATGCAGTGTGTTCACCAGGGGGAACAACGATAAAATCCGTTGCAAAATTGGAAGAAAAAGGATTTAGAAGTGCAATTATTGAAGCTATGAAAGAATGTTACATGTGA
- a CDS encoding CPBP family intramembrane glutamic endopeptidase, with translation MNPFKIIKTRYVFLLMITYLAVNIVFDIWFDVENNVLEALLTQIGFQLVIIFWMFYEMLQVNKRVDFKIKHFFQDDQKSNGFSIIYLIFLFISLIFSVIISSSILQLMPDFIQEYLNNLMTNYENAVVFSQDATFLISTLQFLTIVVLAPIMEEFLYRGFLINRLSLKFGLGWGVFISTLLFTIGHGDIISSFIKGYAFSIIYVKTKSLKIPIIFHVLNNLFAFTLFKTFDASKMDSLQIPEFIAVILFLLLIISFPILIHFFYMYRVRDEKISPFEKIFKGDELDVQDE, from the coding sequence ATGAATCCATTTAAAATCATAAAAACAAGATATGTTTTCTTATTGATGATAACTTATTTGGCAGTAAATATAGTTTTTGATATATGGTTTGATGTAGAAAATAATGTTTTAGAAGCTTTATTAACTCAAATAGGATTTCAGCTGGTAATTATATTTTGGATGTTTTACGAAATGCTTCAGGTTAACAAGAGAGTTGATTTTAAAATCAAACATTTTTTTCAAGATGATCAAAAATCAAACGGGTTTTCTATAATATACTTGATTTTTCTATTCATTTCTTTGATATTCAGTGTGATAATATCTTCGTCTATTTTGCAATTAATGCCTGATTTTATCCAAGAATATCTAAATAATCTAATGACGAACTATGAAAATGCCGTAGTGTTTTCTCAAGACGCTACATTTTTAATATCAACACTTCAGTTTCTAACAATCGTAGTGCTTGCTCCGATTATGGAAGAATTTTTATACAGAGGTTTTTTGATAAATAGGCTTTCTTTAAAATTTGGTCTTGGTTGGGGAGTTTTTATTTCTACACTCCTATTCACAATAGGCCATGGAGATATAATAAGTAGCTTTATAAAAGGGTATGCTTTTTCAATTATATACGTAAAGACTAAAAGTTTAAAAATACCTATAATCTTTCATGTTTTGAACAATTTATTTGCGTTCACTCTTTTTAAAACTTTTGACGCTTCGAAAATGGATTCACTTCAGATACCTGAATTTATAGCGGTTATTTTATTTTTGCTTTTAATAATATCTTTTCCTATTTTGATTCATTTCTTCTATATGTACAGAGTTAGAGACGAAAAGATTTCTCCATTCGAAAAAATTTTTAAAGGGGATGAATTAGATGTACAGGATGAATAA